In the genome of Lusitaniella coriacea LEGE 07157, the window CAGTTTTGTCTATTTTCCCGGAGTTATTCTCTTACTCGGCGCAATTCTTACCGCTTGTTGGCAATCCGACGCGATCGCTTCAACCCTCTCCAAAATTCGCCTAAAAACGCCTCGTCCCGTCCAAATCAATGGCAAGCGAGTCGCCATTATCCTTTGGTTGATGGCGTTTGTCAGTTCGATTTCCGTCGTCAATAACCTAGGCTACCGCAAATACTATCGCCCCGATCTTCTCGTTCCCTTAATTGAACAGTCTTCTACAGAGTCGATTTTGATTGCCACTACTCACCGAAGTCTCGTCCAAACCGGAGAACTCGCGGGAATTGCTTGGTTATTGAAAGATAAACCCATTGCCGAAAAAACCAAATTTCTCCTGGCGCACCAAACCCATAAAGACTCTACCGTACCCACAGGCGTGCTTAGAGAAACCTTACAACAAATGCCGCGCTCTCTCGATTTGTGGGTTGTCAATTTTCACGCACCCATTGAATTAAACGACTGCGTTCTCGACTCCCAATCGTTTCCTCACATCAACGGTTACGACTACAAGCTTTATCACTGTCCGGAGGTAGAGAATATTCGCGCGATTCGAGAATTCGAGGATTGAAACTCCGAACCTTACGGGGTGAAAATCAATGCCAGTTCAGGGGTGTGGCGAATAAAAAAATTGCACCCTTCCCAATTTGTGAAGAACTTGTGACCACAATCACAGGTTTTTATTTGTCAAGTCACATTAACAAAAATTTACATAATGTTATATTTATTTACATAGAAAGCAACACAGAGGTTACACGATATGAGAACCCAACAACTCGACAACGGTTTATTCAATAACTACGCCACCGAACCGAAAATGTACTCGGCTGAGTATCCTTCCCCCGAACAACAAGAACGTTACAAAATTCAGGGCGCGATCGCGTTTCTCTTCATCAGCACCTTGATCTTCACCTCTATCGCGATTACTGGCATTAGTTAAGCAAT includes:
- the psb34 gene encoding photosystem II assembly protein Psb34; its protein translation is MRTQQLDNGLFNNYATEPKMYSAEYPSPEQQERYKIQGAIAFLFISTLIFTSIAITGIS